In a genomic window of Streptomyces katrae:
- a CDS encoding acyl-CoA reductase yields the protein MTVTKSITEAAHEQDGDAGAHHYWQGAFIGDEEAGRRLAALPAAVEAALATVLDTETVLAACDALATALGDPAHPVHTRLAAHLPPEEDPAVLAELGGLLGRRELTRKLRRELGGAAPGRLDRPDPRESVYEAWAPVGLVAHIAPGNATTVAPLSIVEGLLAGNVNVLKTSSADTLLTQHLMAELAALDPSGALAARVIVLRFPSSRQEWLRLMCAPADAVAVWGGEDAVQGVAAHVPAGCRLVEWGHRISFAYLTGDAWSDPGTLDALADDVCRHEQQACSSPQVVYLDTEDEAEVFAFAERFAAVLATRPPAADTASGGGADPAEAAELTTTELVARLEEHLGLTRVFAASDGSWRVMADTRSPLTASPLHRSVWVKPLARRQLIATLRPMRRYLQTAGIAGSRSDIAELSRTALAAGVTRVTPVGAMTASYAGEPHDGVYALQRYSRRVAVQADPARFATTACLDDLVRPVVLPPPAGPLLGKEDVQGPARELARADAELYFRSGGSTGAPALSVFSYDDYDTQMHAAARGLLAAGYDPAGDRTANLFYCGGMYGSFISFFSVLERLGGVQLPLAAGADHRATVRAIVEHRADTLFGMPSYLWQLLHAEADALRAYGGLRKVFYGGEHFTREQQRTLKAEFGIEVIRSITYGSTDLGPLGYQCADSSGGVHHLHADLHTMEIVDLAEDRPVAPGETGRLVFTTHARRGQQLGRYLIGDLGREVPGRCPCGRRAPRFELMGRTGDVMRVATHFLNHRRFLALAEEQGGHRGELQIRLDGTQARERLTVRVERGPATDPQRLRQVFLSGYPELRSAVTERLLDLVVEAVDGPSLDRSPTSGKLLAVVDARR from the coding sequence GTGACCGTGACGAAGAGCATCACCGAGGCCGCGCACGAGCAGGACGGCGACGCCGGCGCGCACCACTACTGGCAGGGTGCCTTCATCGGCGACGAGGAGGCCGGACGGCGCCTCGCCGCCCTGCCGGCCGCCGTCGAGGCCGCGCTGGCCACGGTACTGGACACCGAGACCGTGCTGGCCGCCTGCGACGCCCTCGCCACCGCCCTGGGCGACCCGGCCCACCCCGTACACACCCGGCTCGCCGCACACCTGCCCCCAGAAGAGGACCCGGCCGTCCTGGCCGAGCTCGGTGGCCTGCTGGGCCGGCGGGAGCTGACCCGCAAGCTGCGCCGCGAACTCGGCGGCGCGGCCCCCGGCCGGCTGGACCGGCCCGATCCCCGCGAGAGCGTCTACGAGGCGTGGGCACCCGTCGGCCTGGTCGCCCACATCGCCCCCGGCAACGCCACGACGGTCGCTCCGCTGAGCATCGTCGAGGGGCTGCTGGCCGGGAACGTCAACGTCCTCAAGACCAGCAGCGCCGACACGCTCCTGACCCAGCACCTGATGGCCGAGCTGGCGGCCCTCGATCCCAGCGGGGCGCTCGCCGCACGGGTCATCGTCCTGCGCTTCCCGTCCTCCCGGCAGGAGTGGCTGCGCCTGATGTGCGCGCCCGCGGACGCCGTCGCCGTGTGGGGCGGGGAGGACGCCGTCCAGGGGGTGGCGGCCCATGTGCCGGCCGGATGCCGGCTGGTGGAGTGGGGACACCGGATCTCCTTCGCGTACCTGACGGGCGACGCCTGGTCGGATCCGGGCACGCTCGACGCCCTCGCGGACGACGTGTGCCGGCACGAGCAGCAGGCCTGCTCCAGCCCCCAGGTGGTCTACCTCGACACCGAGGACGAGGCGGAGGTGTTCGCCTTCGCCGAGCGGTTCGCCGCCGTCCTCGCGACCCGCCCGCCGGCGGCGGACACCGCTTCGGGGGGCGGAGCGGACCCCGCCGAGGCGGCCGAGCTGACGACGACCGAGCTGGTGGCCCGGCTGGAGGAACACCTGGGCCTGACCCGGGTGTTCGCCGCGTCCGACGGCTCGTGGCGGGTCATGGCCGACACCCGGTCGCCGCTCACGGCCTCGCCGCTGCACCGCAGCGTGTGGGTCAAGCCGCTGGCCCGCAGGCAACTGATCGCCACCCTGCGCCCGATGCGCCGCTACCTGCAGACGGCGGGCATCGCGGGCAGCCGGTCCGACATCGCCGAGCTCTCCCGCACCGCCCTGGCGGCGGGCGTCACCCGCGTCACGCCGGTCGGCGCCATGACGGCGAGCTACGCGGGCGAACCGCACGACGGCGTCTACGCCCTCCAGCGCTACAGCCGCCGCGTCGCGGTTCAGGCCGACCCGGCCCGGTTCGCCACGACCGCCTGCCTCGACGACCTGGTCCGGCCCGTCGTCCTGCCGCCTCCGGCGGGCCCCCTGCTGGGCAAGGAGGACGTCCAGGGACCGGCCCGGGAGCTGGCCCGGGCCGATGCCGAGCTGTACTTCCGCAGCGGCGGCAGCACGGGCGCTCCCGCCCTGTCGGTCTTCAGTTACGACGACTACGACACCCAGATGCACGCCGCCGCCCGCGGCCTGCTCGCCGCCGGCTACGACCCGGCCGGGGACCGCACCGCCAACCTCTTCTACTGCGGCGGCATGTACGGCAGCTTCATCAGCTTCTTCTCCGTACTGGAACGGCTCGGCGGGGTGCAGCTGCCCCTGGCGGCGGGAGCGGACCACCGGGCCACGGTCCGGGCCATCGTCGAGCACCGGGCCGACACCCTCTTCGGCATGCCCTCCTACCTGTGGCAGCTGCTCCACGCGGAGGCCGACGCACTGCGCGCCTACGGGGGCCTGCGCAAGGTCTTCTACGGCGGCGAGCACTTCACGCGGGAGCAGCAGCGCACGCTGAAGGCGGAGTTCGGCATCGAGGTCATCCGCTCGATCACCTACGGAAGCACCGACCTGGGCCCGCTGGGCTACCAGTGCGCGGACAGCTCCGGCGGCGTCCACCACCTGCACGCCGACCTCCACACCATGGAGATCGTGGACCTGGCCGAGGACCGGCCCGTGGCCCCGGGTGAGACGGGCCGGCTGGTCTTCACCACGCACGCCCGGCGCGGCCAGCAGCTGGGCCGCTACCTGATAGGCGACCTCGGCCGGGAGGTGCCGGGCCGCTGTCCCTGCGGCCGGCGGGCTCCCCGGTTCGAGCTGATGGGCCGCACCGGCGACGTGATGCGGGTGGCCACGCACTTCCTGAACCACCGCCGCTTCCTGGCGCTGGCCGAGGAGCAGGGCGGCCACCGCGGCGAGTTGCAGATCAGGCTCGACGGCACGCAGGCGCGCGAGCGGCTGACCGTACGGGTGGAGCGGGGGCCGGCGACGGACCCGCAGCGGCTGCGCCAGGTCTTCCTGTCCGGCTATCCGGAGCTCCGTTCGGCAGTGACCGAGCGGCTGCTGGACCTGGTGGTCGAGGCGGTCGACGGCCCGTCGCTGGACCGCAGCCCGACCAGCGGCAAGCTCCTCGCGGTGGTGGACGCGCGCCGCTAG
- a CDS encoding MFS transporter, which produces MSEITTHAPAPPHRPLRQLLAASVGNAVEWYDWYAYTFLATHIARQVFPSGAGDSLVPLLSTFAVFAVGFFMRPVGGLLLGAIADRRGRRTALTVTILLMGGSSLLVGLTPAYTAAGAFSPVVLVTARLLQGLSVGGEFAASTTFLVESAGPGRRGLFSSFQYVSTSIGQLAASGLAALLVALLPEDAMNGWGWRVPFLLGAVLSLAGFWIRRGAEETLAGRPAEAPRPGLFDALRHHPRASLLTAGITAGGTLAYYTWTSYLPTYAELRTGLAKGDALLAGTLSLAFFALLQPAGGLLSDRYGRKPSLLFFGLGFALLVVPLLHALDGSFLSLLLVQCAGMVLLTGFTSISAAVNAEVFPARVRAAGIGFPYSLTVALFGGTAPYVATLLQDLGRPGLFPWYVAALCLCSSVVYLRLPESAHRPLDR; this is translated from the coding sequence ATGTCAGAGATCACGACGCACGCTCCCGCCCCGCCGCACCGCCCCTTACGTCAGCTGCTGGCCGCATCGGTCGGCAACGCCGTGGAGTGGTACGACTGGTACGCGTACACCTTCCTGGCCACCCACATCGCCCGGCAGGTCTTCCCGTCCGGCGCGGGCGACTCCCTCGTCCCGCTGCTCTCCACCTTCGCCGTCTTCGCCGTCGGCTTCTTCATGCGCCCGGTCGGCGGGCTCCTGTTGGGCGCGATCGCCGACCGGCGGGGCCGGCGCACCGCGCTGACCGTGACCATCCTGCTCATGGGAGGCAGCAGCCTGCTGGTCGGCCTCACGCCGGCGTACACGGCCGCCGGGGCCTTTTCCCCGGTCGTCCTCGTGACCGCGCGGCTGCTCCAGGGCCTGTCCGTCGGCGGGGAGTTCGCCGCCTCGACCACCTTCCTCGTGGAGTCCGCGGGGCCCGGCCGCAGGGGCCTCTTCTCCTCGTTCCAGTACGTCTCCACCTCCATCGGCCAACTCGCCGCCTCCGGCCTGGCCGCGCTGCTCGTGGCCCTGCTCCCCGAGGACGCCATGAACGGCTGGGGGTGGCGTGTGCCCTTCCTGCTCGGCGCCGTCCTCAGCCTCGCGGGATTCTGGATCCGGCGGGGCGCCGAGGAGACCCTGGCCGGCCGCCCCGCCGAGGCCCCCCGCCCCGGGCTCTTCGACGCGCTCCGCCACCATCCGCGTGCCTCGCTGCTGACGGCCGGCATCACGGCCGGCGGAACCCTCGCCTACTACACGTGGACCTCGTACCTGCCGACGTACGCCGAGCTCCGGACCGGCCTCGCCAAGGGCGACGCGCTGCTCGCCGGGACCCTGTCCCTGGCGTTCTTCGCCCTGCTGCAGCCGGCCGGCGGCCTGCTGTCCGACCGCTACGGACGCAAGCCGTCCCTGCTGTTCTTCGGACTCGGCTTCGCCCTGCTCGTCGTGCCGCTGCTGCACGCCCTGGACGGCTCGTTCCTCTCCCTGCTGCTCGTCCAGTGCGCCGGCATGGTGCTGCTCACCGGCTTCACCTCGATCTCGGCGGCCGTGAACGCGGAGGTCTTCCCCGCCCGGGTACGCGCGGCGGGCATCGGCTTCCCGTACTCGCTGACGGTCGCCCTCTTCGGCGGCACGGCCCCGTACGTCGCCACCCTGCTGCAGGACCTCGGCAGGCCCGGCCTGTTCCCCTGGTACGTCGCCGCGCTGTGCCTGTGCTCCTCGGTGGTGTACCTGCGGCTGCCGGAGAGCGCCCACCGGCCCCTCGACCGCTGA
- a CDS encoding DUF5701 family protein yields the protein MPETVSAAAVPLLPPLAAQAERLIELGVAELAGMSAAGLRSFAEDAGPGDGSALLAVHPDRAPASVLAPLLRREGQPGFVVTDMTDVDRFEPHHAELPDAPVYLVRGLDRGDRMADWSPEEALAALGEEGRTPLVLTEGIHWLLQRPEVLERNHCFMTIGSRLRKADGTLDARTPAIWISNGTGRDGRERRDAPKVGWCWWNNRHTWLGFGSATARRA from the coding sequence GTGCCCGAAACCGTTTCCGCTGCCGCCGTGCCCCTGCTTCCGCCGCTCGCCGCCCAGGCGGAGCGCCTGATCGAGCTCGGGGTGGCCGAGCTCGCCGGGATGTCCGCCGCCGGGCTGCGAAGCTTCGCCGAGGACGCCGGGCCCGGGGACGGCAGCGCGCTGCTCGCCGTCCACCCGGACCGGGCCCCCGCCTCCGTGCTCGCACCGCTGCTGCGCCGCGAGGGCCAGCCGGGGTTCGTCGTCACCGACATGACCGATGTCGACCGCTTCGAACCCCACCACGCCGAGTTGCCCGACGCGCCTGTCTACCTCGTCCGCGGCCTCGATCGCGGCGACCGCATGGCCGACTGGAGCCCGGAGGAGGCCCTGGCCGCCCTCGGCGAGGAGGGCCGCACCCCCCTCGTGCTGACCGAGGGGATCCACTGGCTGCTGCAGCGGCCCGAGGTGCTGGAGCGCAACCACTGCTTCATGACCATCGGCTCGCGGCTGCGCAAGGCCGACGGCACCCTGGACGCCCGCACCCCGGCGATCTGGATCAGCAACGGAACCGGGCGGGACGGCCGTGAGCGGCGCGACGCCCCCAAGGTGGGCTGGTGCTGGTGGAACAACCGGCACACCTGGCTGGGCTTCGGCTCGGCCACCGCCCGCCGCGCCTGA
- a CDS encoding SpoIIE family protein phosphatase, with translation MAAPCPVTDLSLPPGSTLALSTDGLVEVPGTPTPATWPPTSPSRSPATATRTSTA, from the coding sequence ATGGCCGCCCCGTGCCCGGTCACCGACCTGTCCCTCCCGCCGGGAAGCACCCTCGCGCTCTCTACGGACGGACTCGTGGAAGTGCCCGGCACACCGACCCCGGCCACATGGCCGCCGACCTCGCCGAGCAGGTCGCCCGCCACGGCGACGAGGACCTCGACGGCCTGA
- a CDS encoding elongation factor G, protein MQPTSRTLNLGILAHVDAGKTSLTERLLYAAGVIDEIGSVDAGNTQADSLEMERRRGITIKSAVVNFPLGSGESAVSVNLIDTPGHPDFIAEVERVLGVLDGAVLVVSAVEGVQPQTRVLMRTLKRLSIPTLLFVNKADRPGADDARVLREIERELAVPVIRMGRVTAGIGTKAARISASTGGDEAYTRHLLDVLTTHDDDLLGAYLDHGTSLPYARLRTALAAQTRTARVYPVYVGSAITGAGIDGLVEGIGELLPAAHGDPHGPLSARVFKVERGQGGERIAYVRLFSGELGARAHVPVSGTRHKVTELAVFDRGKAVRRPVARAGQIATLRGLPTVRIGDVVGREPEGRPYGRVFAAPTLESVVVPADPERTGDLHTALAQLAEQDPLIGLRQDPDGGEPSVSLYGEVQKEVLAATLAEEYGITVSFRETTPICVERVTGTGAAYEVLDHEGNPFLATVGLRVEPAPVGSGVVFRREVELGSLPLGYMRAVEETVYATLRQGLSGWQVPDCAVTMTHSGFCSIRSTAGEFRALTPLVLMAALRQAGTVVHEPVHRFRLEFSQDAYPAVALALARHGAQPGTPVAVGDAYLVEGHLPADRVHGLERELPELTSGTGVLETAFAHYRPSRTPRVRERSDHNPLNREEYLLHAHRRM, encoded by the coding sequence GTGCAACCCACGTCACGCACGCTGAACCTGGGAATCCTGGCCCACGTCGACGCCGGTAAGACCAGCCTGACCGAGCGGCTGCTGTACGCGGCCGGGGTCATCGACGAGATCGGCAGTGTCGACGCCGGCAACACCCAGGCCGACAGCCTGGAAATGGAACGCCGTCGCGGTATCACCATCAAGTCGGCGGTGGTCAACTTCCCGCTCGGGAGCGGGGAGTCGGCGGTCTCCGTCAACCTGATCGACACCCCCGGTCACCCCGATTTCATCGCCGAGGTGGAACGCGTCCTCGGTGTCCTGGACGGCGCCGTGCTCGTCGTCTCCGCAGTCGAGGGTGTGCAGCCGCAGACCCGTGTCCTGATGCGGACGCTGAAGCGGCTCTCCATCCCGACCCTGCTGTTCGTCAACAAGGCCGACCGGCCCGGCGCCGACGACGCCCGGGTGCTGCGGGAGATCGAGCGCGAGCTCGCCGTGCCCGTCATCCGCATGGGACGGGTCACCGCCGGCATCGGCACGAAGGCGGCCCGCATCTCGGCGTCCACCGGGGGCGACGAGGCGTACACCCGGCACCTCCTCGACGTGCTCACCACCCACGACGACGACCTGCTCGGCGCCTACCTGGACCACGGAACCTCCCTCCCGTACGCGCGACTGCGGACGGCGCTCGCGGCACAGACCCGTACCGCGCGCGTGTACCCGGTCTACGTCGGCTCGGCGATCACCGGCGCCGGCATCGACGGCCTCGTCGAGGGCATCGGGGAACTGCTCCCCGCCGCCCACGGCGACCCCCACGGGCCGCTATCGGCAAGGGTGTTCAAGGTGGAGCGCGGCCAGGGCGGTGAACGGATCGCCTACGTCCGGCTGTTCTCCGGCGAGCTCGGAGCCCGCGCACACGTTCCGGTCTCCGGCACCCGGCACAAGGTCACCGAACTGGCCGTCTTCGACCGCGGCAAGGCGGTGCGCCGACCGGTGGCGCGGGCGGGGCAGATCGCGACGCTGCGCGGCCTGCCGACGGTCCGGATCGGGGACGTGGTGGGCCGGGAGCCCGAGGGCCGCCCGTACGGCCGCGTCTTCGCGGCGCCCACCCTGGAGAGCGTCGTGGTGCCGGCCGACCCGGAGCGTACGGGGGACCTCCACACGGCCCTCGCCCAGCTCGCCGAGCAGGATCCGCTGATCGGCCTGCGCCAGGACCCGGACGGAGGGGAGCCGTCGGTGTCCCTCTACGGAGAGGTCCAGAAGGAAGTCCTCGCGGCCACCCTCGCCGAGGAGTACGGCATCACGGTCTCCTTCCGTGAGACGACACCCATCTGCGTGGAGCGCGTCACCGGGACGGGCGCCGCGTACGAGGTCCTCGATCACGAGGGGAACCCGTTCCTGGCGACGGTGGGGCTGCGGGTGGAGCCGGCTCCCGTCGGCAGCGGTGTGGTCTTCCGCCGGGAAGTCGAACTCGGCTCGCTCCCGCTGGGCTACATGCGGGCCGTCGAGGAGACCGTGTACGCAACCCTGCGGCAGGGCCTGTCCGGCTGGCAGGTGCCCGACTGCGCGGTGACCATGACCCACTCGGGCTTCTGCAGCATCCGCAGCACGGCCGGGGAGTTCAGGGCCCTGACGCCGCTCGTCCTGATGGCCGCGCTGCGCCAGGCCGGAACGGTGGTGCACGAACCGGTGCACCGGTTCCGCCTGGAGTTCTCGCAGGACGCGTACCCCGCGGTCGCGCTCGCCCTGGCCCGCCACGGGGCCCAGCCGGGCACTCCGGTGGCGGTGGGGGACGCGTACCTGGTCGAGGGCCATCTGCCCGCGGACCGCGTGCACGGCCTGGAGCGGGAGCTGCCCGAACTCACCAGTGGGACCGGCGTACTGGAGACGGCGTTCGCGCACTACCGCCCGTCCCGCACGCCGCGCGTCCGGGAACGCAGCGACCACAATCCGCTCAACCGCGAGGAATACCTCCTGCACGCGCACCGGAGGATGTGA